The Solanum lycopersicum chromosome 8, SLM_r2.1 DNA segment GGTGGCTATACCTACTCCAAGATTGTCCAATCCAACACAGTATGAGTAAGATAAAAATGTATCACTGTTATGTGctaatgtctttcaaagacaAATACTTTGAACATTGAATAATTCTGCCAAATTTCCTATTATAGATAATGagtgatattttcttttaattaagaCCGAAACAATCAAGTATCTTTCGGAAGCTAGCAAATCAAATTCGGAAGAGAAGATAAATAAGAAACAGTTCAAAACAGACATAAATATTTAACGTGATTCGGTCAACATGTGCAATTTCATGTTTGATGTTAAAAGCACTGTGAATCACTTCAATAATCAAACCATCTTCCTGCAAAACATGGCTTCAGAACCTCTAAAACGAGCTATGTCTTGCAGCTCTCCTATTAATGAACATCAAATACTCCTATATGTTAGTATGTTTGATAGATTATAATAGTTATAATGTAATAACTCTAAATATTTGTGAAATGAtagtttattttctttccaTAGGTACGAGATATGAGGAATTAATGTAGCATATTTTCAGAGATATAACATTTAGGAATAGCAGATATTTAGAGGTGTAAAAATCAGAATTCTTTCTCCACTTTGAAGAATTCATTCATCAAACCTGACAAAGTAACAGAGCCTAGTGCTTTAATTCTTAGTCCTAACATTTAGGGCTCTGGGTCTTGGTTAAATGTCATGACCCTATATAGgttggagttttttttttgtttttgggtctattctaaatttttctttatctCAAAATTCACAACACAACTAGTAAAAACTACAAATTAAGACATAGTATTCATCAATGATCTAATTGTAACGTGATAATACTCATTTTATCTCCAAATACGAAAAAAAAGTTCTAAACTAGTTACTTGACTACAATATGAAGTAGTCAATAATAGTGAACTCCTCGTAAAGGagttatatattcatatcggtAGATCCCTATTCGAGAAATATCGATAACAGTATGCTAGTTCTATCTTTCCACTGTCAAGAACTTTATCGGTAATCTATAACTAAAAGGTGCATCAGGTCTAACGAACCCGCCGTTAGCTACGTGATTCATCAAGGTATACtcccatttatatttttctttgtaattAGTAGAAACAATTCAAACTGGTACAAGACATTCAAGTTCTTATCAAAATCATGGGATATAACactttaatcaaaacatatgTCAAAATACTATTTCTCGAGTAAATGTTAAACTCTTTTGATAGCAGTAATCATATCAAGTACCATTAATTATATCTTATAAAAATGAGTTCATCCCAAATAACTATTTTGGTATCATATCAAGTAAAAGACTTGTCTTATATGTAAGTTCAAAACATTTCGGTAAATCATTCACTTCATAAACTATGTATAAatcatgaaatttataaaacacAAATAATGATAAGATTATTATTCACATTACTCGTGttgaaataacaaaaagaaagggCTTCATCCCTCTACGCTatcagaaaagaaaaaaaaattagcttcTGCTTTGATTTCCGGGGAACGAAAggagaaattttttgaaagctTTAATTCTTactgataattttttatatatatgatgtttaaaatattgagtttttcTTGGTCAAAGAAGATGAAGGGTATATGATTGGATATTTTAGGCCATGAATatgcaaaatttcaaattttgctGACAATGAATCCAGAGAAAGAAACGATTTTTTGCTGAAAATTGAATGATGAACAAAATGCCAAATAAACTTTGCTCCTTTTCACGTTTCATATGCTACCAAACAAAATTTTGCTTCTTTCACGTTTCTTATACTACCAAACAAAGTACTTTCTCCGTTTCAATTAACATCACGAGATTCAGGGGTAACTCTGCTTCATTTTGGTCTATTTATATTCATCTCATTCTTTAAGCAAAATCAGAATCTTTTAGAGGTGCAAATGCTTCAGATGTCTCTCAAATTCTTCAAACCCCTTTTTGAATCTTTCCCATGGCTCCTTCAACAACTCAATGCTGAGAATAAGGCTGTATTTTTCTCCTGTTTTCTTGGTTTTTTAGCTTTACTTTGGTGTTTCATCAGTAACTCAAACAAGGGATTGCCACCAGGGCCTAAACCTTTGCCCTTGATAGGTAATCTCTATTCTCTTGATCCCACCTATTTTGCATCTCTTTCCCAAACTTATGGCCCCATTTGTAGACTCTGGCTTGGTAAAAAAGTTGGGATTATTATTACTTCACCTACCTTAGCTCGTGAGGTTCTTAAGGATAAAGACACCATTTTTGCTAACAGAGATGTCCCAGCTGCTGCAAAAGAATTATCATATGGTGGCAATAGCATACTTTGGACTCCTTATGGACCGAAATGGAGAATGTTGAGGAAGGTTTGCGTTCGCAATATGCTTAGTTATTCTACTTTAGATTCTGTTTATGCACTAAGGAAAAGGGAGCTTAGACAATCGATCAATTACTTCTACAGTCAGAAGGGTTTACCAGTAAATGTTGGTGAGCAGATGTTCTTGAGTTCACTTAATGTGATTACAAGCATGTTATGGGGTGGCACAGTGAAGGGTGAGGAAAGAGCTACTCTTGGAGCTGAGTTTAGGCATATTGTCACTGAAATGGCTGCGCTGGTCAGTATTCCCAATTATTCCGATTTTTACCCGGGCTTGGCCTGGTTTGATTTCCAAGGTGTTGCAAAAAAGATGAAGGTGTTGGCAAGGAGATTTGATAAGATGTTTGAGAGCATGATTGATCAAAGACAAAAATTGCATAGAAATGCTGAGATGGGATATGGTGTTGGCCAAGAAAGCAAAGACTTTTTGCAAGTTTTGCTGAAGTTGAAAGATGAAGCAGATCCCAAAGTACCTCTGACCATGACTGAAATCAAAGCCTTACTTATGGTATGTTTATCACTTGTGTATTCTACTAAATTTGCTTTAAATAGTACATCTCCTTACCTGTTAGGTAGTTAATGGATGAAAAATTGGCTTATAGTGATGTTAGTCATAATAAGAGGATCAATGCTAATACAAGTTAAAATTAGGATTGTAAATGTATTGAAGAATTATTGTGTAATAAATATTAGATTCGTATATCCATGTCTTGAAATTGTTAGTTGCTACCATGGTATTGGACTGCATTAAAGAAAGAGTCGGCAAATTTAGCATCAGATTATATGTGAAGACTTAACTGTGAATTAAGATGGTGAACCTTAGGCTGAACTCTAATATACAGTTTTACAGTTAAAAAATTGGTGTACATGATAATAACTTCACAAGTACTATGGACAGGAAATGGTTCTCGGTGGAACTGCCACTACCGCCAACACAGTTGAGTTTGCCCTGGCTGAAATTATGCACAAACCGGATATCCTGAGTAAATTACAACAAGAAGTAGATACAGTTGTGGGAAAAGATAATATTGTAGAAGAGTCTCATATTCAGCAATTACCATATCTCTATGCAGTGATGAAAGAAGTATTGCGCATGCATCCAGCTACTCCGCTATTGGTGCCACATTGTCCAAGTGAAACATGCACTGTGGGAGGATACACTGTTCCTAAAGGATCTCGTGTTTTCATAAATGTATGGGCTATACAAAGAGATCCTTCTATCTGGAGAAATCCAACAGAGTTCCGTCCAGAGAGATTTTTGGACAATAAATGGGATTTTAGTGGAAATGATTTCAACTATTTTCCATTTGGTTCTGGCAGAAGAATCTGTGTGGGGATAGGCATGGCAGAGAGGATGTTCATGTATGCACTGGCTTCGCTCATTCATTCTTTTGATTGGAAATTGCCTGAAGGAGAGACACCAGACCTTACAGAGATGTTTGATATTACTTTGAGGAAGAAAATTCCTCTGGTGACTATACCTACTCCAAGATTGTCCAATCCAACACTCTATGAGTAAGATAAAGATATATCTGTTGAGAGTCGTCTTCTGTATGATGATTCTGTATTATCTCGAATCTGTGCATTTTCTTTACTATGTAAGAAATGTCACTTTCTTCTCTCTCTTGTTCAATGTTTAAACCAACTTTGGTCACTACTATAGTATTGCTGAGGTCTGAGGAGATGAAATTGCATTAGTTTCTTTTAAACAATGATTGCGGGTATTACTAGTCCTATTCTTAATTAATAGGagtaaaatgataaacttactatgtcaattattattttcttaatttttgagcTAAGTAAAAAATAGGCAAGTAAATTGGGACATATCCCATAGGGAATAGGAGAATTGGAAGAGTCGCATCGAGCAATTAAATGtacggaaaagggtcaaaattacCTCTGAACTATGTAAAATAAACCCTTATACCTTCGTTACATTTTTGTGATAAAAAAGGCTCCTGCCGTTATTCTAATAGACCATAAACACCCTCAAAAGTTAacaatctaatttttttattgatgtgAAAAGCCACGTGGGACTAATCCCTCCTCCACAAGCGTTGCCAACTATATTcactacttaaaaaaaattaaacttttagcAGCGACAAAAGTCACCATAAAAGACCATAACATTGCCACTAAGGGTTTTCACTGCGTTagattatgattttgtttttagaaAATCGCAAAGAAATTGTTGTCAATAAGAAGTTTGAAGACACGATATATTTTGTGTTTATGTCATATGTAAATGCATAAATTTGATCTAtcaatttatctttttctttgtttttgcagaaaaaacaacaatttgAGAGGATGAGTATTTTACCCTGTATAGGCCTGAGTAATATACTACAAagatatttaaatattcaaaagaaaTGACCTTAAATTCCCtgccatttaaattaattacaaaaatttcctttttctgtctctctatTAACTAACATGGGGATACATCTCTCTAACTCTCCCTACATCGCGCTTCACTCCCGAAAAAATCACGCGTTTAACTAATTAACAATGTATCAGCAACTTCTTCCAACTAAGCATTTTTGAATTACCGTCATGTTAACTTATCATCAATTCCAAATTCTAGATAGAAGAATTTCTTcatcatcttttttttcttgtaatataTCAGAATTTTGATAGTTTCAAATTATTGATCGTCAACTCAATTTAAGACCCCAATCAGTATAaatcatgtttataattatgtaCCGGATACATAACTATGACAACCTTCATTATATTTTAGTACCTGATGCATACACCTATTGTTATTTATCTGAAAAAAAGTTACCAAATTTTGATTCTAGttattttgttatgtatctGAACTCTTTAAGTTCTAATGTATTTGGAGATAGTTCTATGCTGTATATACCTGATGTCTATTTTTTCCCAATACATCAATTTATAATTCAGCTGTAATTGCTGATTTCAttttcgtaaaaaaaaaaatattatctccaACAATGATTTCATCGCTTCTGTATCGTTTGTAATTTTCAGACATCCAGACTCCAAAATGTCGTTGAGAGTTTCATGATGAATATTCTTCTAAATTACGAACTTCTGCAGCAAAGTTAAAAGGATTATGGACCATTTACTTGaactagtttgaattttaaaattttgaatatattacgCGTTATGAGAGATCTACCTTCTTGAATTGATATGTTAGTTTTGAATACTAAAATTATATAGAGTTATTAGCACTTCTCTTGAAATTTGGAAttttattctcaaatttcacatatctttaatcttataatttcatctctacacaaataagataaaaatatgttttataaatatgGTGTTAAATATTGAGCTTTTCTTTTCAGTAAAGAAGATGAATGTATCTGAGGACATGATTGTCAAACACTTCAAATTTTGCTGGCAACAAATCCATAGAAAGAAACCattatttttctgaaaattgAATGATGAACGAAATGCCAAACAAATTATGCTTTCAAGGTTTCTTATAATACCAACAAAGTGCTTTTTCCATTTCAATTCAGGGGTGACTCTGCTTTGTTTTCATCCTACTGCTCTTTCTATATTCATCTCATtctttagcaaaaaaaaaaattagcggTGCAAAAGCTTCAAATGTCTCTCAAATTCTTCAAAACCCTTTTTGATTCTTCCCCATGGCTCCTTCAACAACTCAATGTTGACTGCTGCTGGAATAGAAATTTCATATGGTGGCAATAACATACTTTGGAATCCTTATGGACCGAAATGGCGAATGTTGAGGAAGGTTTGTGTTTGCGAGATGCTTAGTTCTTCTACTTTAGATTCTGTATATGCACTAAGGAGAAGGGAGGTTAGACAATCGATCAATTACTTTGTTGAatccttgaatcggacccgttacaaCAGAAAGAACGGGGGTCAgtttgggcccttaattatctgtcaattctgtattttgggcccaagccttttagcgcgtagcttagcactatatatagacgctatggcaaaccctattctgtaaattctgttttttgcctctccataataaaactgctttCCCTCTTCctgtggacgtagccaatttattggtgaaccacgtaaatttgttgtcttgtttttcgcatttatattttctcgtattatctcgaatttcgcataacaaattgg contains these protein-coding regions:
- the LOC101247150 gene encoding flavonoid 3'-monooxygenase-like, whose protein sequence is MLQMSLKFFKPLFESFPWLLQQLNAENKAVFFSCFLGFLALLWCFISNSNKGLPPGPKPLPLIGNLYSLDPTYFASLSQTYGPICRLWLGKKVGIIITSPTLAREVLKDKDTIFANRDVPAAAKELSYGGNSILWTPYGPKWRMLRKVCVRNMLSYSTLDSVYALRKRELRQSINYFYSQKGLPVNVGEQMFLSSLNVITSMLWGGTVKGEERATLGAEFRHIVTEMAALVSIPNYSDFYPGLAWFDFQGVAKKMKVLARRFDKMFESMIDQRQKLHRNAEMGYGVGQESKDFLQVLLKLKDEADPKVPLTMTEIKALLMEMVLGGTATTANTVEFALAEIMHKPDILSKLQQEVDTVVGKDNIVEESHIQQLPYLYAVMKEVLRMHPATPLLVPHCPSETCTVGGYTVPKGSRVFINVWAIQRDPSIWRNPTEFRPERFLDNKWDFSGNDFNYFPFGSGRRICVGIGMAERMFMYALASLIHSFDWKLPEGETPDLTEMFDITLRKKIPLVTIPTPRLSNPTLYE